In Leopardus geoffroyi isolate Oge1 chromosome D1, O.geoffroyi_Oge1_pat1.0, whole genome shotgun sequence, the genomic stretch CCCTCTAGCCCTGGGCCATCCCTGTACCAGACTACACAGAGAAGCAGGATAAGTATACTATACCCCGTCCCTGCCTTTGGGGATCCCTATCTAGAGGGGAAACCATTGCAGTTAATGAGTTAATCAACAAGAAGGTGTGGGACTAGAGGCAGCGGGGGCAAAGGAGTTTCTGGACACTtcagcctccccacctccccccctcaAACCAACCCCCAGGCCTGGGGAAAACAGGCCTCCCCAGGAAGACCCAGCCCATTAGGTAATACCCATGAAGTGCTCCCTGTTGGCCCAAGTATATCACAAGGGACATGGGACTTTGTTCTGAATAAGGAGGGGAACTGGATAGTTTTAAAACAGGGAATTGACACGATCTGACTTCTGTATGCTTGGACACTAGGTTAGGTCCCCATCCAGAAAACCTCCTCCTGCATCTGCCATTTGGGCCTAACATTTAGAATCGATGCATGATTCCCTTTACAGCTCAGTGACCACTAAAATGCATACAGTCATCCTATGTAAATCATAcatcaagtttaaaaaataaaaataaaattgtaaatgtagCCTCatgctgggaaaataaaaataacgcATCCTCTTCCTCTGGGCATGATTTAACAGTTGTCCATCCACACTATGACGCAGGCTACCAGGCTGGGATCTGCTGGCTGGTGAGTTCCAACCTCAGCCCTTCTTCCTCTATCCCACCTCCTTAACTCCCTGGATGATTCAACACCTATCTGCaagctcctggagggcaaggGCCAAACATGATCCATTCCATATCTTTCCTTCCCTAGTGCCTACTGTAGTAGTCAAGAAATACCTGATCATTAAGATAGTCACTTACACCTTAGCATGAAATTGAACATCTGTTTCTTCTTAAGAACAGgcttttccaggggtgcctgggtggctcagtcggttaagcgtccgacttcaactcaggtcacgatctcacggtccgtgagttcaagccccgcatcgggctctgggctgatggctcggagcctggagcctgcttccgattctgtgtctccctctctctccgcccctcccccattcatgctcgatctctctctgtctcaaaaataaataaacgtttaaaaaaattaaaaaaaaaaaaaaaaaaaagaacaggcttTTCCAGGGAAAGGTGGCAGCAAGCACAAGAGTTTAGGTGCCATGTAGGGGGAGGGCACAGCACAGGGAGAACCAGAGTTGCAGATAGCAGTCCTGAAAGAAGACCTGAGTGGTCACCCCTATCTTTTGGCATCCAATTTATCACTGATGAACAGGTAATATATTATTCTCATTTACCCAGAGGTTAAATGACATATCCAAGGTCCCACCACCCTTAGTAAGCCATGAAGACAGGGCAGGAGCTCAGGTTTCCTCACCGCAGGATCAGAGTTTTCCTATTGCCCATAGGAAGGCAACGCACACTGTGCCCACCTCATGACTCTATGGGACTGGCCCTGGCTCCAGAGATGAGGACGCAGAAGGGTTCAGGATCCCAGCACACCAGGTGTATGTGCGAGTTGGGCGCCAGTGGGGTGACCTGCTAAGAAATGTCATCAGCACCAAAAGCTTGATGCACAGAAGCCCAGGTTATAAGAATGCAGGGCTGCCCATGACAGCCTCCCAAGGTAACCACAGCTAAACCAGGACCTTCAGATATAAATGTGCCCCTGGTCAGCCAGCAGCAGTACGGGCAGCACAGGACAAATACACACCAGGAGATGAGGCACGTTCCCTTGGCCCAAGACTGATCCTCCTCTTTCTGAGACGCTCGTCTGCTTCAGCTGAGAAGGGAAGGCCTCgggggtgtggggcaggggtggggggaaaggcatGTGCTGAGCCAGGCAGATCAGCGGCCACTGCCCCCCACCATTAGCAGCAGGATGTAGCCCCATCTCCCTAGGAGACCTGGAGAGGCAGAGCAGCAGAGGAGCCCAGGAcccatttccctccctcctccacgcAGAACATCAGCCTGGGAATCCCACAGTGTTGGGAGGAAACGCCTCTAGTCATAGATTAACCATCTGCAGTGACAGAGAAGGAATCGAAGGCTGGGAAGGATTTTGTTTAAGTATAATAAAAGTATATTCAGGCAGCCTTGCATAAAAAGCCTTCATCCAAGATAACTAGCAGTTTAGGTGAGCCAGGAGGcacatttattttgttgatttgggaTAGAAAGACCTGAAGTGGGGAGACTTGGCAGGTTCTCCATACACTTCAGGGGGCAGGTCCTTCCCAGGGGAAGGACCTTCTGGGGACCACTTCTGGTCcctgcctgagcctcagtttcctcctctaaaGGATGAAGATCCACCCAGtcagtggagggaggaggaggaaggcaaggaTTGCAAGAGTGAACGGATTCTTAAAAGCCAAATCCACACAGCTAAGCATAGCAATGCCCAGGTTTTTCTCTTGCTAAAACCTCTGCCAGTGCTGAACGGAGCCTGGGGACAGGTACAGATGGCCCAAGTTCCAACTGCCTCCTCTGGCCTGTCTcctgcagcctcctccctgcACTAAAGCTCAGGGCTACAAAGGGGTCTCTCTCCTTGGACCTCTACTGGGCCCTGGAGGGACCAGACAGAACCTTCTGGGACCATGGTTGGACTAAAGCCTTCAGACGTACCTCCCACGACAGCTGTGAAGTTCCTGGGGGCAGGCACAGCGGCCTGTTTTGCTGATCTCCTCACCTTTCCACTGGACACAGCCAAGGTTCGCCTGCAGGTAGGTGCTTTTTGGCAAGGGTCATTGTTCAGATCAAAGGAGGGGCTGAGTTCTCCACCCCAGCTCCCCTCATGTCTGCCAGCATGCTCTTCCTTACACAGAACCCTGAGCAGGCCACTCACTACTCCACTGTTTCAACCCTGCCTCACCATTTCCCCATCACCATCatccaagacaaaaaaaaatcttaattaatCCCTTGGACCCTTCATGGCCTCACAGTAGTCTATAAACCATAAAGTGTGAAGTAAAAGtaaccatgtgaccttggacaaaccGTCAACCACTTGTGGGAAAAACAATCTGCCCTCCATGTGCTCTGAGGGTTGAGCACCACACCGTGTATAACAGCTTATGAGCTATAAACTGCCGCACGAGCCTCAGTTATTTTTACTGGGGATGTGATGGCTGTATAATCATGCTTGTTCTTGAAAACCAGCcccatcagggtgcctgggtggctcagttggttgagcatccgacttcagctcaggtcatgatctcgcggcctgtgagttcaagccccgcaacgggctctgtgctgacagctcagagcctggaccctgcttcagattctgtgtctccctctctctctgccccttccctgctcatgctctgtctgtctctgtctcaaaaataaataaaaacattcaaaaaaaaaagaaaaaaagaaagccagccCCATCTGCCCCCTCTCCGCTCATGTCTCTGCCGGGATGTTCCTCAGATCCAAGGGGAGAACCAGGCGACGCAGGCAGCCCGGAGAACCCAGTACCGTGGCGTGCTGGGCACCATCCTGACCATGGTGCGCACCGAGGGCCCCCGCAGCCCCTACAACGGGCTGGTCGCTGGCCTGCAGCGCCAGATGAGCTTTGCCTCCATCCGCATCGGCCTCTACGACTCTGTCAAGCAGTTCTACACCCCCAAAGGATCGGACCGTGAGTGTCTGGTATCTTGTAGACACCAAAGGGGTGGGCAGAAGCATACTCAAGGCTAGTGGGTCAGAGATGAGGGCAGTGCAGActcagaggcagagctggggcatGGGAGGCTGGTAACAGACACTCATGAGGAGGCCGAGCCACTGTCAGGAAAGCTCTAGAAGCCTGGCCTAGAAGAAGAGGCAGGCATCAGGCAGGGGCAGCTCCCCAGAGAACAGCATCAAGTCCAGAGAAGGGCTGGGTGGCAGAACACTGgcccactctctctccttctctccagacTCCAGCATCACTACCCGGATTTTGGCAGGCTGCACCACAGGAGCCATGGCGGTATCATGTGCACAGCCCACGGACGTGGTGAAGGTCCGATTTCAGGCCAGCATACACCTTGGGGCTGGGAGCAGCAGGAAGTACAGCGGGACAATGGATGCCTACAGGACCATCGCCAGGGAGGAAGGGGTCAGGGGCCTATGGAAAGGTAGGTCtggactccaggctcagagggcCTTGGGCAGAGCATTCCCTACCCTAGGGCTAGGGCAGAGTACTAGGCAAGGAAAGATCTCCAAGCATGGTGTATTGCAGTGATTCTGAAAGAACAACCCAACCAAAACTGTCACGCTGCCCTGCCACAGTACCCAAATTCAGTTCAACTTGTCAACCTTGCAGCCTGCACAGGCTgctgtgagggagacagaaattaaTAGAAGACACTTTCCACAGCCTCGTGGCTCTCACAGACAGAGATAAGCCACGTCGAGGAACAGCATTCCACAGGGGAGGATGTGCTAGGTTCATACAGAGGTgtggggccagaggcaggagaggccATGTAGTCTCCAGGGGTGGTGACAGAAGGTGATGCTTAAACTGGGCCTCAAGGCTCAGTGGGCTCTAGATGTGTGGAGATGGAAGGGAAGGACTTCCCCAGCAAAGCCCTATCAGGGGTGACTACAGGGCATGGAGAAGAAATAGAGGCCGCTGGAGGAGGCAGCTATGAGTTGTCAGGCACAGGGAGGTGCGGTGTGGAGGGGGCTTCTTCAGGAACAAGACTTCAGGATTACCCGTGTGTCAAAGTGGTGACTTTGACAAATGCCAGAGTCTCTCTCACATGTGGATTGGGGGTCATACTTATCTTTGCAGAAGGAACAGTGACCCAGTGAAGGTTAAGGACAGGACACCTGGTCACAGCCTTATTTGCTATATGCTTTCCCAGAACCCAGCCCTCGTCTATGATATCAGTGGCTTGGCCTTGATGCTCTCCTGGGGGCCCCCAGGGCCACCTTCCATCACTGCTCCAAGAGCCTTGCCTCTCTCTTCCAAAGAAAGACTTCCTTGTCTGGCTTTAGCCAGGTCTCAGGGAAgctcattttaattttgataggtATTACAGATTATTCTCCAAAATATGGCTCAAGCAAATATAAGAGGGcctctctgttttctgtctctgaggTGGATATAGATAATCTAAGAGTTGTTAACTCCAGAGAGGAAAATGTAGAATCTGCTCAACTGAGGCAGGCTCCTCCGTGGAGCCTCCCTGGAATGGAACATTATGTTCCCCAAACTGGGGCCTGTGACCTTGCAACCAGGGAGCCCACATATCCTATTTTCCACTCATCGGCCCTCACCTCCTCCTTAACAGGAACTTTGCCCAACATCACAAGGAACGCCATCGTCAACTGTGCTGAGATGGTGACCTATGACATCATCAAGGAGAAGCTGCTAGACTATCACCTGCTCACTGGTGAGGCCTTGGGCTCCAGGCAGCTGCCCTCCCACAGCAGGGAGGGAACCTAGAATTACAGAGTGGGCACTactcagaggcacctgggtgttagaaggagcagagagaggagcagcGCCCGATAAAAATGCCCAGTGTAGGAGCGCCTCTCTACTCGCTAGATGGGGTGCTGCccgattcatgaatcatttaatagagccaattagatcttttaaaaaatgcccagTCCATCATTGTGACAAGTGGGAAAGAGCCCTGGGTGGGGAGGCCAAAGACCTGGCTTCCAGCCAGGACTTCCCACCATGCCTCTTTAAGTAAGAGtctccttctctgacttcatTTTCCTCTAATGAGGTCATTGGGCTGCATAGCCTTCCAGCTCTGGGACAGCCCTGTTCTATTTTGCGAGTACTGTGAGAGGTTTAGACAGCACTATCCTTACACGCAAGGAGTTCACAGTTTGGTGAAGGACAAACGATGATGCACATGGAACAGAGAGCAAGTGTGCTGCCATCTCACAGCTCGATATttgccctgccctctcctgctaCAGACAACTTGCCCTGCCACTTCATCTCTGCCTTTGGAGCCGGCTTCTGTGCCACAGTGGTGGCCTCCCCAGTGGACGTAGTGAAGACCCGGTACATGAACTCGCCCCCAGGCCAATACCGCAGCCCCTTGGACTGTATGCTGAAGATGGTGGCCCATGAGGGCCCCACAGCTTTCTATAAGGGGTGAGCCTCCCCCTTCCTGCttccagcaccccctcccagaGAACCCGGgcttgtttccttccctccttccttctttccctccttccatgTATAATATGCCTGCCATGGGTCCACCTGGGGACATGGTGGTGAACAGCACAGATGTAAATGcctcaaaggaaaaatataaagaactataggagtttaaaaaaaaaaaatggaccaaatCTGATTTGGACAGTCAGGGAAGGCTGCCTGAGAAAAAGAAGTCTAGGCGTAGGTCAGAGTGCTTATtgggcaggagagaaggagggagaggtggtTGGCAATCTTGACTTTTCTCCAACCCACAGTCATGACTGTGGAGCACCACTGACGGCGGCCAAGATGCCCAACACACTTCACATTTTCTTGCCTCTGTGTCTTTGCTTTTACCATTCCCTCTTAATGGAATGCCTTAAATCTTAGCCAAGCTTCAGAACTagttcaaatgccaccttctccccAGCGCTCTCAGGTCAAATTTTTCCTCCTCCCTGTGAGCTTCAGCAACGCTTCCTTGATATCATTTTTTATGGTATTTACCACCTCCTACTTTGTGTTATAGGATTTGTAAGTTTCAATTATCCCCCATGCTAGATCGTAATGATCACAAACTTAAAATGTCAGAGCCGTGGCTCTAACCCAAATCATCAGATGCTACCTCCCCCCTTCCACCTCCTACCACTGACACCTTCAGCAGACAGTTTTCTGGTGCCCAACCATGGATTGGACCAAACATGCAATCAGGTTCTCAACCCTGGGAGTGACATAATAAAACTATTTCAGTTGGCAGATTGTTCTTTCCCTGTAAGTGCTTCTATCATTACAATCAATCAGTGGTAGCCACCTGTCTCAGTTCATTCTTTCACTtggaaaacatttactgagcatctcctatgtgctgggccctgtgcttCCCTCAGAGAGCAGCAGACACATGggtgacatttattgagcatttactgatACTGGGCCCTGCACCGTGTGCTGTATAGTAACTCACTGAAtccttcacaacaaccctatgaggtcaatattgttattttgcttattttacagatgaggacactgaggcttaggAAGATTCAGTAACTTGTCCTAGGTCATGAAGCTAGAACCTGaaagagctaggatttgaacccaggtctgattCTGGAGTTCATATTCATTGTCTCGGTGCTATACTCCCTGTGGAGCCTAGGCTGAGGGTTCTGGAGAGGCCTTAGGATGAGGTTGTGGTGCCCAAGCTAAGCCCTCCAGAGCCTAGAGCAACCAGCCAGGCAAGGAAGAGAGTAGGGGACATTCCCAGACAGAGGGAGCATCACGAGCAAAGGCACGGAAGCAAGGCTGGCAGGAGAGAGAAGACCTGGAGAGGatctgcagagagagaggctgaagaGGGAGCAGGGCCAGGTCATAGGCTCCTCCCTGAGTCTGCGCAGCTAAGGTGGGGACTGTCTCCCAGCTGCACTAACACAGGACAGGCAGGCTCTCTGGAGATTGGCTAAATTTGGTGTCACCCAGTCTTCGCCCTGTGGTGAGCCAGCTTCTAGGTGCCCTGGTGGGACCCCCTCAGGGATGGCCTCTCAGTCTGTAAATGATCCCAGAAACACCCAGCAGCAGGGTGGAGTCAGGTGGTTTTAGTTGAGCTCCTTAactgccctgggcctcagtttcttttgaaaaagaaacctggtggggcgcctgggtggcgcagtcggttaagcgtccgacttcagccaggtcacgatctcgcggtccgtgagttcgagccccgcgtcgggctctgggctgatggctcagagcctggagcctgtttccgattctgtgtctccctctctctctgcccctcccccgttcatgctctgtctctctctgtcccaaaaataaacaaacgttggaaaaaaataaaaagaaaaaaagaaaaaaagaaaaagaaacctggcAACCATCACAGCTACCTTATATAATTATGGGAATTAACTGCCTAACACAGAACCTGGCTcaaaatgtctttcctttcctttcctttcctttttcctttcctttttcctttcctttcctttcctgactGCAGCTTCTGCCTAAATTCCTTCCGCAGAGAAGAAAAAGCCTAAACAGATCTCAGAAAATGCTCACAACAGAAGCCTAGGTCCTTTGGCACTAACACTGTGAATGGGGGGAGCACTGGAGATCTCTTTGGGACTCTTAGTCCACTCCACCTGATGTTTTGGTTGTTTCTCTCATCAGGTTTACACCATCTTTTTTGCGTTTGGGAGCCTGGAATGTGGCGATGTTCGTGACCTACGAGCAGCTGAAACGGGCCTTGATGAACGTCCAGATGCTACGGGAATCTCCATTCTGAATAAGGCAGGGCCGCTTGGTACTTAAACTGGAACAAAACCAGTTAAGACTTTACTAGAACAGTGGgtccatacacacacaaacccacacaTGTTTACAGAACTGTTTACTTGCTGCTAAGTCAAGAAATAGAAGTGGAGGAAGGATTCTGGTCTTCGGTGCTTTGTCTTAAGAACACAGTTGTTTTGCACTGACAAGATggcaaataaattatattaatttgggGGATCCATTAAGTTGGATGCCTAAtatttaggcaagaaaaaataagccaaaacATCCATGTGGATAAAACAGAAGTTTGCAAActatgtcctttaaaaaataaatctgattaGATGATGAACGGTAGACAAGAAGGACTGCAAGCATGGGACGGGAGTGACACACGGTACTTGGAAATCAGCTAAGGAATTTGGAGGGACACTGCCAAAGCAACGTAGCTGTGACTGCAGCCTTTGGTTAACCGTGGATCATCAGCCATATGTGTCATGTGTCTGCCCTTCAGAAGCCATTGAGATTCTAGAAAATatgagacgagagagagagagagagagagagagagagagagagaacctggaACCTGTGCCAAAGGAGCACTGCTGGGCCAGCAGGAGGCTGAGGTTTGTAACTGTTCCCTGAGGACACTGGAAAATGAAAAGGGCAGACTCCATCTTCTTTCCTGTAAAATGGCAGTCATAAACCCTTCCTTCCTATCTCACCAGGGATGTTATGAGGATCAAGTGACAAGGTGGACATAAAAGCACTTTATAAAAACAAGAGCTCTTATATTTACAAGTGTAAATATAAGGATGAGGCCTTGGGAGCTATTTTCTCAGGACAGTAAGGAACTTCCAGGGAAGTTGTTGAAAGGCTGAAAGGTTGTCTAGAGGCTAGACCAAAGGAacgaggggctgggggcccaggggtGACAGAGGATGACACGCAGGCACTGAAGCCCCACTCCCATGCAGCCCTCGCTTCCCAGCTGGACCGTGAGGCACCTCAAAGGGTGCCAGGCTTGGGGGGAAAGAGGTAGATGTCAGGCTTGACAGCCTGAAGTAGCAGGACTCAAGagttctttggaaaattattatAATTCAATAAAGGGTGTGGGAATGAGAACAGCTATTTCTTTTTGCCTCCTCTTTCTTGGACAGAATGCCTCTTTCTCACCAGGTTCCCTGTTTGTCAGGGCTGGGCCTTTGGCCCCACATGCCCCAACTGCCTTCTGCCTTCCCCAGGCTGGTTGCTAGGCTTTTTAGGGCTTTGGCTTCTCCATCTGTATGTAAAATGCGGGCTTGAACCAGATGACCTCCTTCTGAACTTCACTGGACTTCTTTCAGGTTGATAATGCAGACCCAGAATGTtggtctttttctgcttcttagcAGCCTATGTGGGTCTGATGACAGAACTGggttctgtcccctcccccacctcactaGCAACCTAACCACCGGAAATCCTTGTACCCCAGTGTCCTAGCAGAGAAGTGGAAATAACAAGCCCCCACCTTGCAGAAGTGCTCAGCAACATCATCCCTTCCTCTCCACTCTGACCCCCCTGCATCCTGGGAAAAAGCAAATGTCCACTCGCCCTCAGCACTTccctaaatttaaattataatttagagATTATCAACATATACAAACTGGAAAGtccaaacaaaagcaaaaaaataaaaatgatttttatttaatgtctggTTTGACTTTCAAATAAaacctatatttaaatttttctctttcttttgacttGACTGGCATGTGCAAATCATTCTTAAATCCCACGTCTCAGTTTGTAAGTTCCTAGAGGCCAGGAACTATGTCTTCCATGAATTTCTATATAGCAACATTAACACATCCTCTACCCAGAGCAAACTATTCAGATATTCAGATGATGCTGCCAAAAGAGAGAGGGGATCAATTCTACTAAGATATTTTGATTGGGATCAGCACCTTAGTGACCTCTGAGTCCAGACTCTTGGAGAAAGGAACACGAGATTAGTGGGAGATCTTCTACAGTTTCCCAGGTAAAATATTAGATCTCTTTCCCCACTTCTTAAAAGCAGAGGTTGAAACAAATGACCTAAAGCTCTAAAATTTGGTGGTCGTAAGGACTGAGTGAGACAGCTTCCTCTAAACCACACTATGCATGCCCTTCCTAGTCCTGACCCCACTCTCTGCCACCAGGAAGTCATGAATGAGATCTCATAAGAAGGTCAGATCACAATCTGAGACTCACACAGGGAAGCCAGCTTCTTAGCTCTGTGCAGCCATTCCCCACTGCACACCCACAGACACCTACTCCATCAAGTCAGTAAAAGGAAAACTgctctttctcaaactcttcagGCAAAAATGAGATAGTATGGACTCCAACACAGTCACATTTGTGACATAATGGATAACTGACTTCATATAAATCTTGTAAGTaaaggtaatattttttaaaggaacattttatTCAGAAGGAACGAATGTTAAGTAAGGAAATACAATCATATCTCTATGGATGAGTTCATTTGTGTCAGGACACTTTCAAAACTGCTGAACGCTAATATAAAGGACAACCTTCCGTGTACGTACAGTATAAGCCACATATTGTACTAGGTGCTGAGATAAACAAGGCCAATCCAGCCTCCAAGGAGCTCACCGAGGTGGAGGATGGTGGGGCAAGGAAGACAAATAAGCCATATGAAGTGATAAAAGCCACACTAGAGATATGCATAAGGCACTGAAGAGCAGGGACACAGATTAGGGACAACTGACCTGGTTTGGGGTCCAGGAGGCTTCTTGAAGGAAGACACTTACAGGACAATAGGAGTTATCTAAACAAAAGAGGGTGCTTCTGCTAAGGCCCAGAAACAAAGCAAGAACAAGGGGCATCCAAGTTTTGCCAGTTATCAGTATGACTGAGTTGCAGACCTAAACGGAAGCAATGAGAGAGAtggggatgaaaaagaaaacagggaccTTGAAATGTTGTAGAAGCTAcatattatggactgaatgttcgTGTCCTCCCCAGAATTCATAGgtattagatgaggtcatgagggtgggaaccccatgatgggattagtgtacttataagaagaggaagagagaccagagctcTCTATCTCTCCACCACGTGCAGACACCGGTGAGAAGGCTGTCTGCAAGTC encodes the following:
- the UCP3 gene encoding mitochondrial uncoupling protein 3, with the translated sequence MVGLKPSDVPPTTAVKFLGAGTAACFADLLTFPLDTAKVRLQIQGENQATQAARRTQYRGVLGTILTMVRTEGPRSPYNGLVAGLQRQMSFASIRIGLYDSVKQFYTPKGSDHSSITTRILAGCTTGAMAVSCAQPTDVVKVRFQASIHLGAGSSRKYSGTMDAYRTIAREEGVRGLWKGTLPNITRNAIVNCAEMVTYDIIKEKLLDYHLLTDNLPCHFISAFGAGFCATVVASPVDVVKTRYMNSPPGQYRSPLDCMLKMVAHEGPTAFYKGFTPSFLRLGAWNVAMFVTYEQLKRALMNVQMLRESPF